One Nostoc punctiforme PCC 73102 DNA window includes the following coding sequences:
- a CDS encoding acetoacetate decarboxylase family protein, whose product MIPQRLKQQTGLYALVDGIPFQLPVNSEQTPALMAVFPINADRAKELILAKEVHPLRLWNNQGLLVITVINYQITDIGKYIEFSIAIACTHGAKPAPPLLPGLLMQQYGTGQYVLDLPVSTEISVKGGKGIWGMPKHQANLDFVIGDRTVSSQYDLDGQLVMKIEVAKPAKAWFPLKMGAANYCAFRGMLMKSVIYFQGKLGFSLFKPGSAKLTIGDHPRIQSLKHLEISPEPIFTGFFPEITGMLDDHLESWFLGYDTPPTQQPEGLESVVNLGLGQEWLPAPKALPKDDQAEMYVVPIKN is encoded by the coding sequence ATGATACCTCAACGTTTAAAACAACAAACAGGACTTTATGCCCTAGTTGATGGCATACCTTTTCAGTTACCCGTTAATTCTGAACAGACACCAGCATTGATGGCGGTATTTCCGATTAACGCCGATCGCGCTAAAGAATTGATCCTAGCCAAAGAAGTACATCCTCTGCGACTATGGAATAATCAGGGGTTGTTAGTAATCACAGTGATTAATTATCAGATTACTGACATTGGTAAATACATCGAATTTAGTATTGCGATCGCCTGCACTCATGGCGCAAAACCAGCCCCGCCATTACTACCTGGTTTATTGATGCAACAGTACGGCACTGGGCAGTATGTACTTGATTTACCTGTTAGTACCGAAATTTCTGTCAAAGGGGGTAAAGGAATTTGGGGAATGCCCAAACATCAAGCTAACTTGGACTTTGTGATTGGCGATCGCACTGTCAGCAGTCAATATGATTTAGATGGGCAACTAGTGATGAAAATTGAAGTTGCCAAACCCGCCAAAGCTTGGTTTCCCCTGAAAATGGGTGCAGCAAACTACTGTGCATTTCGCGGAATGTTGATGAAATCCGTGATTTACTTTCAAGGGAAATTGGGATTTTCGCTGTTTAAACCAGGTTCAGCCAAACTTACCATAGGCGATCATCCCCGTATCCAATCACTAAAACACCTAGAGATTAGCCCCGAACCTATATTTACAGGCTTTTTCCCGGAAATCACAGGGATGCTAGATGACCATTTGGAGAGTTGGTTTCTTGGCTACGACACACCCCCCACACAACAACCAGAAGGTTTAGAAAGTGTAGTTAATTTAGGTTTGGGTCAAGAATGGCTACCAGCGCCAAAGGCTTTGCCCAAGGATGATCAAGCCGAGATGTATGTAGTACCAATTAAAAATTAA
- a CDS encoding GMC family oxidoreductase N-terminal domain-containing protein yields MTRLSSPIENLKSSYTVVVIGSGYGGSIAASRLARAGQQVCILERGKEFQPGEYPKTQSKALAQMQIDLPQHHLGSHTALYDFHVNKDINVFIGCGLGGTSLVNANVSLQAEPRVFADSRWPKELRDDVGTLLAAGYRRAEEMLKPTPYPENFPPLPKLQALEKSSKYLNEKFYRPPINVTFQDGVNHVGVEQNKCNLCGDCVSGCNNKAKNTVLMNYLPDAKNHGAEIYTQVSVRRVERQGNRWLVHYQLLNTGQESFNAPTMFVSADIVILAAGTLGSTEILLRSQAAGLAVSEKLGHNFTGNGDVLAFGYNTEQVINGIGFGDRPENAQEPVGPCITGIIDMREQPQLDNGLVIEEGSIPGGLAAILPQTLAAAAKILGKDTDSGLGDRIEEKIREVESLTHGAYTGAVRNTQTYLVMTHDDAAGQMYLENDRLRIKWQDVGSQPIFQRVNNRLTEATEPLGGTQIPNPIWSDAFGHDLVTVHPLGGCILAEDAEHGVVNHKGQVFASNQGTNVYENLYVADGSIVPRTLGVNPLLTISALAERCCTLIAKDRGWTINYDLTTPPIVNGDTTRSTTVGIQFTETMRGYFSTAVKDDNYQPAFWQGKQDNSPLEFTVTVIADDLDKLLNDPEHLGKIVGIVKAPILSPEALTVTNSDFNLFVVQQGQQNTRQMRYRLHMMTQSGQRYYLKGFKQIHDDPGFDVWSDTTTLFITVYEGDSENDPIVGQGILKIQPMDFIKQMTTMKVTNADTIGERLQAIDRFSRFFAGTLAEVYI; encoded by the coding sequence ATGACTCGTTTATCCAGCCCGATTGAAAACTTAAAAAGTTCCTATACAGTTGTAGTTATTGGTTCTGGTTATGGTGGTAGTATTGCCGCATCGCGTTTAGCACGAGCCGGACAGCAAGTGTGTATTTTAGAGCGAGGGAAAGAATTTCAACCTGGTGAATATCCCAAAACTCAAAGCAAAGCATTGGCACAAATGCAGATAGATTTGCCACAACATCATCTAGGTTCGCACACAGCTTTGTATGACTTTCATGTGAATAAAGACATTAATGTCTTTATTGGTTGTGGACTAGGTGGAACATCTTTAGTTAACGCCAATGTGTCATTACAAGCTGAACCGCGTGTATTTGCAGATTCACGCTGGCCAAAGGAATTGCGTGATGATGTCGGGACTTTATTAGCCGCAGGTTATCGTCGTGCAGAGGAAATGCTCAAACCTACTCCCTACCCTGAAAATTTTCCTCCACTACCAAAATTACAAGCTTTAGAAAAGTCGTCTAAATATTTGAATGAAAAGTTCTATCGTCCCCCCATCAATGTGACATTCCAAGATGGGGTGAATCATGTCGGTGTAGAACAAAACAAATGTAATCTCTGCGGTGATTGTGTTTCTGGCTGTAATAATAAAGCCAAAAACACCGTGTTGATGAATTACCTCCCAGATGCAAAAAACCACGGTGCAGAAATCTATACACAAGTTTCCGTGCGACGAGTTGAACGTCAGGGGAATCGCTGGCTAGTCCATTACCAATTATTAAACACGGGACAAGAAAGCTTTAACGCTCCCACAATGTTCGTCAGTGCTGATATTGTGATTCTGGCGGCTGGGACATTGGGATCTACAGAAATTTTGCTGCGTTCTCAAGCTGCTGGTTTAGCGGTATCTGAGAAATTGGGACATAATTTTACAGGCAATGGAGATGTTCTAGCTTTTGGCTATAACACCGAGCAAGTAATTAACGGTATTGGTTTTGGCGATCGCCCGGAGAATGCCCAAGAACCAGTAGGGCCATGCATCACCGGTATCATAGATATGCGAGAACAGCCCCAATTAGATAACGGACTAGTTATTGAAGAAGGCTCAATTCCTGGAGGTCTGGCTGCTATATTACCCCAAACCCTTGCGGCGGCTGCCAAAATTTTAGGTAAAGACACCGACTCTGGTTTAGGCGATCGCATCGAAGAAAAAATCCGCGAAGTTGAGAGTTTGACTCATGGTGCTTACACTGGTGCAGTCCGCAACACCCAAACCTACTTAGTCATGACCCATGATGATGCAGCCGGACAGATGTACTTAGAAAATGACCGTCTCCGCATTAAATGGCAAGATGTAGGAAGCCAACCCATTTTTCAACGAGTCAATAATCGTCTTACAGAAGCCACCGAACCCCTAGGTGGTACACAAATTCCTAACCCCATTTGGTCTGATGCCTTTGGTCATGACTTAGTTACAGTCCATCCACTAGGAGGCTGTATCTTAGCGGAAGATGCTGAACACGGTGTTGTCAACCATAAGGGACAAGTATTTGCTAGCAACCAAGGAACAAACGTCTACGAAAACTTATATGTCGCTGATGGTTCTATAGTTCCTCGGACATTAGGTGTAAATCCATTACTGACAATCTCTGCTCTAGCGGAACGCTGCTGTACCCTCATTGCTAAAGACCGGGGTTGGACGATTAATTATGATTTGACTACCCCGCCCATAGTCAACGGTGACACTACCCGTTCTACCACAGTCGGTATTCAATTCACCGAGACCATGCGCGGCTACTTTTCTACCGCAGTCAAAGACGACAACTATCAGCCTGCATTCTGGCAAGGCAAACAAGACAACTCGCCTCTAGAGTTCACCGTTACAGTAATTGCCGATGACTTAGACAAACTACTCAATGACCCCGAACACCTAGGGAAAATAGTTGGTATAGTTAAAGCCCCCATTTTATCACCAGAAGCCCTAACCGTCACCAATAGCGATTTTAATTTGTTTGTTGTCCAACAAGGCCAACAAAACACCAGACAAATGCGTTATCGCTTACACATGATGACGCAATCAGGACAACGTTATTACTTGAAAGGCTTCAAGCAAATTCATGATGACCCAGGATTCGATGTTTGGTCTGACACCACCACACTATTCATCACCGTTTATGAGGGCGACAGTGAAAATGATCCCATCGTTGGTCAAGGCATTCTCAAAATTCAGCCGATGGACTTCATCAAACAAATGACCACTATGAAAGTTACCAACGCAGATACTATTGGGGAACGCCTACAAGCAATAGATAGATTCAGTCGTTTCTTTGCCGGCACTTTAGCGGAAGTCTACATTTAA
- a CDS encoding FUSC family protein has product MQLNRSNFLRSLIQPEQGKPAISNGLRAALALGVPMLIGQLINQRESGLFVGLMAHFVNLANVGGPYQIKAKAMVAATLGMAVSVFVGTLVAKIQGLSVVLTFLWGLASGFASIYGNAGANVGLVVGVSFISTIAQPGNLEAALMRSLLCLIAGGWAMLLSLVMWPFRPYDPLKIALADCFSGIARYIQAFLGKVATPENILEIRQALETARTTLGTARIGKPARSWMDEQLLVLIQDGDRLLGSVIALTELLETHFQQQQYHAVQQLVDDALEQISVVLQAIAKVISRKPASIDLGNLNRIYEALKEQESLQRKAIAGSETDYTTLVAFTNLVLMIEKLIKQLQYTAQTVKSLVEHNKISRRDIDKLLVVEDEQRSLLSLLKDNLTLDSAIFRHALRISVTLTVGVILYSITNLPMGYWVTLTSILVLKPNLGATFQRFFQRVGGTILGAVLAAVLVATITSKSVLDIIIVLTVFFGISLITVNYGYSVIFLSIFVLLIIDIGHPIGWQFAGFRVLNTFIGAGLAFASHYFILPNRERDRLPSQLATALRECHKYFRDVMAVYQGTKERDSTIISQRRQTGLAIGNAQASFQGLLREPQMPKELVEPVMTLLVYMGRFTNSVTVLAVHLEHFRGTVPLPELETFVRQVSLMLEQLADSVQLEITPPPLPGLEETLQKIQPHLQALRTARIQELAVNQGHTPVRQAVIDYSILDLEINQIVRRLTAMHSAMERLISTK; this is encoded by the coding sequence ATGCAGTTGAATCGAAGTAATTTTCTCAGGTCTCTGATCCAGCCAGAGCAAGGAAAACCAGCAATATCCAACGGCTTGCGAGCTGCATTAGCGTTGGGAGTTCCGATGCTAATTGGGCAACTGATCAACCAAAGGGAAAGCGGATTATTTGTCGGTTTAATGGCTCACTTTGTCAACTTAGCAAATGTTGGTGGCCCTTACCAGATCAAAGCTAAGGCAATGGTGGCGGCTACTTTGGGAATGGCTGTTTCAGTATTTGTGGGTACTCTAGTCGCTAAAATTCAAGGATTATCTGTAGTACTTACATTTCTTTGGGGACTTGCTTCAGGTTTTGCGTCGATATATGGTAATGCTGGTGCAAATGTCGGTCTGGTTGTAGGGGTATCATTTATTTCGACGATCGCACAGCCAGGAAATCTGGAAGCCGCACTTATGCGATCGCTGCTATGTCTGATTGCAGGTGGATGGGCGATGTTACTTTCTTTAGTAATGTGGCCTTTTAGACCTTATGACCCACTAAAAATAGCTTTGGCTGATTGCTTCAGTGGAATCGCCAGATACATTCAGGCATTTCTCGGTAAGGTGGCAACACCTGAAAATATTCTCGAAATTAGACAGGCATTAGAGACAGCACGGACTACTTTAGGTACTGCACGGATTGGAAAGCCGGCTCGGAGTTGGATGGATGAGCAGTTATTGGTGCTAATTCAGGATGGCGATCGCTTGCTTGGCTCAGTTATTGCTTTAACAGAGTTACTAGAAACACACTTCCAACAACAGCAATATCACGCAGTTCAGCAATTAGTAGACGATGCACTCGAACAAATATCAGTCGTTTTGCAAGCCATAGCGAAAGTCATATCTCGCAAGCCTGCTAGCATCGATTTGGGAAATCTTAACCGCATTTATGAGGCACTAAAAGAACAAGAAAGTCTGCAAAGAAAAGCAATTGCTGGGAGTGAGACAGACTACACAACCCTCGTTGCTTTCACTAACCTGGTGCTGATGATAGAAAAACTGATCAAGCAGTTGCAATATACGGCTCAGACAGTTAAATCTCTGGTAGAACATAACAAGATAAGTCGCCGAGATATAGATAAACTTCTTGTAGTTGAAGATGAACAGCGATCGCTCTTAAGTTTACTCAAAGACAACCTCACCTTAGATTCAGCAATCTTTCGTCATGCTCTCCGCATTAGTGTAACTCTCACTGTAGGCGTAATCCTATACAGCATTACTAATTTACCAATGGGGTATTGGGTGACACTGACAAGCATCCTAGTCCTGAAACCGAACTTAGGTGCAACTTTCCAGAGGTTTTTTCAGCGAGTTGGCGGGACGATATTGGGAGCCGTGTTAGCAGCTGTTTTAGTTGCAACTATCACCAGTAAGTCTGTGTTAGACATCATCATTGTGTTGACAGTATTTTTTGGCATTTCCCTAATCACTGTCAACTATGGGTATTCGGTGATTTTCTTATCAATATTTGTCTTACTGATTATCGATATTGGTCATCCCATTGGTTGGCAATTTGCTGGCTTCCGCGTGTTGAATACATTTATTGGGGCGGGACTGGCTTTTGCAAGCCATTACTTTATATTGCCAAATCGGGAACGCGATCGCTTACCCAGCCAACTCGCCACTGCACTGCGAGAATGCCACAAATACTTTCGGGATGTGATGGCTGTTTACCAGGGGACAAAAGAGCGTGACTCCACCATTATCAGTCAACGGCGACAAACGGGATTGGCAATTGGCAATGCTCAAGCCTCATTTCAAGGATTGCTGCGCGAACCCCAAATGCCCAAAGAATTAGTAGAACCAGTAATGACGCTGTTGGTGTACATGGGACGTTTTACTAACTCCGTGACAGTTTTAGCAGTACATCTCGAACATTTTCGAGGAACAGTACCACTGCCGGAATTAGAAACTTTTGTCCGCCAAGTTTCGCTAATGTTAGAGCAGTTAGCTGATTCAGTACAACTGGAAATTACCCCACCGCCCTTACCTGGCTTGGAAGAAACGCTGCAAAAAATCCAACCGCACCTGCAAGCACTGCGTACAGCCCGAATACAAGAGTTAGCTGTCAATCAAGGACATACACCTGTTCGTCAAGCAGTCATTGATTACAGCATATTAGATTTGGAGATCAATCAGATTGTCCGTCGGTTGACTGCTATGCACTCAGCGATGGAACGGCTAATTTCCACGAAATAA
- a CDS encoding patatin-like phospholipase family protein, which yields MSNQPHKPYGTPEPTYSGNKRSLILAGGGMRVAYQAGAIRALIESGLCFNHADGTSGGTMNLAMLLSGLSPIEMCDRWQTLNVKDFVSFIPLEKYLKAWDLLSMGDADGIIDRVFPHLGIDISKINASEGMQGTFNVCNFTHKTNEVIPHDRLDLDLLVAGISLPIFMPPVQKGDYLYMDSVWIKDVNLMEAVRRGADELWVLWCIGNSSEYQTGIFNQYVHMMELSANGAFFEECDRINEINQRILQGETVYGHTQPIKLHLIKPAYPLPLDPDYYLGNIDGATLVDMGYADAKQYLQTMSPAGLPFQPDVTRMHNNLPGMTFRESMAGAFVLNETDPIQGAAKGKAHNSSLSLQLTINICDLKRFLGDTTFTASIAGNISFANFGEHIPFKRGVFNLFAHDHNPGYKYITYELAFEHGNQDYYLVGKKELHNDPGFDLWQDMTTIYTYLHQGTDNNSPIIGSGILTLDVGDVAKCVSGWRITNAKSLTEKTTLLAEFGSFFWGNIWETYQP from the coding sequence ATGAGCAACCAACCGCATAAACCTTACGGCACTCCTGAACCAACATACTCAGGGAATAAACGTTCCTTGATTTTAGCTGGTGGTGGAATGCGTGTAGCTTACCAAGCTGGAGCTATCCGCGCCTTAATCGAATCAGGACTGTGTTTTAATCATGCGGATGGTACTTCCGGCGGTACGATGAATTTAGCAATGCTGCTATCTGGACTATCGCCGATTGAGATGTGCGATCGCTGGCAGACTTTGAATGTTAAAGATTTTGTCTCCTTTATCCCTCTAGAAAAATACCTCAAAGCCTGGGATTTGTTATCTATGGGAGATGCAGATGGCATTATCGATCGCGTTTTCCCCCACTTGGGAATTGATATCAGCAAAATCAATGCCTCGGAGGGAATGCAAGGTACATTTAATGTTTGCAACTTTACCCACAAAACTAATGAAGTCATTCCCCACGATCGCTTAGATTTAGATTTATTGGTTGCAGGGATTTCTCTCCCCATCTTTATGCCACCTGTACAAAAAGGTGATTATCTATACATGGATTCCGTGTGGATTAAAGATGTTAATCTCATGGAAGCGGTGCGCCGGGGTGCAGATGAACTTTGGGTATTGTGGTGCATTGGCAATAGTAGCGAATATCAAACGGGAATTTTTAATCAATATGTCCACATGATGGAACTGAGTGCGAACGGGGCATTTTTTGAAGAGTGCGATCGCATCAATGAAATCAACCAGAGAATTTTGCAAGGGGAGACAGTCTACGGACATACCCAACCGATCAAACTCCACCTCATCAAACCCGCTTATCCTTTACCTCTTGATCCTGATTACTATTTGGGAAACATTGATGGTGCAACTTTGGTTGATATGGGTTACGCCGATGCTAAACAATATTTGCAAACCATGTCACCCGCAGGATTGCCCTTCCAGCCAGACGTGACCCGAATGCACAATAATTTGCCAGGAATGACTTTCCGCGAAAGCATGGCGGGTGCGTTTGTTTTAAATGAGACTGACCCGATTCAGGGTGCAGCAAAAGGCAAAGCGCACAATTCCTCACTCTCATTGCAACTGACCATTAACATTTGTGACTTAAAACGTTTTTTGGGTGATACTACTTTTACTGCTAGTATTGCTGGTAACATTAGTTTTGCGAATTTTGGCGAACACATTCCCTTCAAAAGAGGCGTGTTTAACCTGTTTGCTCATGACCATAATCCCGGATATAAATACATTACTTATGAACTTGCTTTTGAACATGGTAATCAAGATTACTACTTAGTAGGCAAGAAAGAACTGCATAACGATCCGGGATTTGATTTGTGGCAAGACATGACAACTATCTATACTTACCTACATCAAGGTACAGATAACAACAGTCCCATTATTGGTTCAGGAATTTTAACCCTAGATGTGGGTGACGTAGCCAAGTGCGTTTCCGGGTGGCGAATTACTAACGCCAAGTCACTGACAGAGAAAACTACATTATTGGCAGAGTTTGGTAGTTTTTTCTGGGGCAATATTTGGGAAACTTACCAACCGTAA
- a CDS encoding DUF1565 domain-containing protein: MAQTFYVNPVSGSDTNVGSQQAPFKTITQALKVATVDTKIQLADGNYNVASGEVFPLTVPSGVTVVGNEINTGKGILIEGSGTYLSRTFAAQNVTFVLLDKAELRGVTVTNLASRGSGVWIESTAPTVANNTFTNCKREGVFATGEANPIILGNLFSENAANGIAIAKNSKGQIQGNTCVKTGFGIAISDTASPILRDNKIYENRSGIVISGSARPLLRNNVSENNTDDGITVIGTALPDIGSTNNLGGNTLRNNGKFDLQNASSNKLVSIGNKIDASKVAGSIEFADSSVPTPTPTPTPTPTPTPTPTPTPTPTPTPTPTPTPTPTPTPTPTPTPTPTPTPTPTPTPTPTIELTDISNHWAGGFIRELVKLGIVNGFPDRTFKPDATMTRAQYAALLVKAFNPSPNRPVVKFKDVPADFWASKVIQQAYQGLFLSGFPDNTFGPNKNIQRVQVIVSLVNGLGLSADGTASIKAFDDQAKIPEYAKDEVVKAINKEIIVNHPNLKQLNPTRDATRAEVAAMVYQALVDAGRVAAIDSPYILTA; this comes from the coding sequence ATGGCTCAAACTTTTTATGTAAATCCAGTATCAGGTAGCGATACCAACGTTGGTAGCCAACAAGCCCCATTCAAAACTATTACCCAAGCCCTTAAGGTAGCTACTGTTGATACCAAGATTCAACTAGCAGATGGTAATTATAATGTTGCTAGCGGTGAAGTCTTTCCGCTAACGGTTCCATCTGGCGTGACAGTGGTGGGTAATGAAATAAACACTGGTAAGGGCATTTTGATTGAAGGTAGTGGTACCTACTTGAGCCGTACCTTCGCTGCTCAGAATGTCACATTTGTGTTGCTGGATAAAGCCGAACTCAGGGGGGTCACTGTAACAAATCTGGCTAGCCGTGGTAGTGGTGTCTGGATTGAATCAACTGCTCCTACTGTTGCTAATAATACTTTCACCAACTGTAAGCGGGAGGGAGTATTTGCTACAGGTGAGGCGAACCCAATTATTTTAGGTAATTTGTTCAGTGAGAATGCAGCCAATGGAATTGCGATCGCTAAAAATTCCAAAGGTCAAATTCAAGGTAATACCTGCGTCAAAACAGGTTTTGGCATTGCTATTAGTGATACTGCATCACCCATCCTTCGAGATAACAAAATTTACGAAAACCGTTCTGGGATTGTCATCTCTGGTAGTGCCCGTCCTCTATTACGTAACAATGTCAGTGAAAATAACACCGATGATGGTATCACAGTAATTGGAACTGCCCTACCGGATATCGGCAGTACTAATAACTTAGGAGGTAATACTTTACGCAATAACGGTAAATTTGATTTGCAAAATGCCAGTTCCAACAAGCTGGTTTCTATAGGAAATAAAATAGATGCGTCTAAAGTCGCGGGAAGTATAGAGTTTGCAGATAGTTCGGTTCCCACGCCGACACCAACGCCAACCCCGACACCAACGCCAACCCCGACACCAACGCCAACGCCAACACCAACGCCAACCCCGACACCGACACCAACGCCGACACCAACGCCAACGCCAACACCAACGCCAACACCAACACCAACACCAACACCAACGCCGACACCAACCCCCACACCTACTATCGAATTAACCGATATTAGTAATCATTGGGCAGGTGGGTTTATTCGGGAATTAGTCAAATTAGGGATAGTTAATGGTTTCCCCGATCGCACATTTAAACCCGATGCTACGATGACACGGGCACAATACGCCGCATTATTGGTAAAAGCTTTCAACCCATCGCCAAATCGCCCCGTGGTTAAATTCAAAGATGTACCCGCAGATTTCTGGGCATCTAAGGTTATTCAGCAGGCATATCAAGGTTTATTTCTCTCTGGTTTTCCTGACAATACTTTCGGTCCGAACAAAAATATTCAGCGCGTGCAAGTGATTGTCTCCCTCGTGAATGGGTTGGGGCTATCTGCTGATGGTACAGCATCTATTAAAGCTTTCGATGACCAAGCCAAGATTCCTGAATATGCCAAGGATGAGGTAGTAAAAGCTATAAACAAGGAGATTATTGTCAATCACCCGAACCTCAAACAACTCAATCCTACCCGTGATGCTACACGCGCTGAGGTAGCGGCGATGGTATACCAAGCCTTGGTAGATGCTGGTCGTGTAGCGGCGATCGACTCGCCTTATATTCTGACTGCTTGA
- a CDS encoding family 1 glycosylhydrolase, with the protein MSDRLMPLPSSFLFGVATADHQCEAYDSQFEDIRDVWERRRGITVRGRATDFWHRYAEDIALAQSLGCKSFRFSIAWSRVEPEPGKFSEEAFEHYRQVIETIRSHGLEPIVTLHHFTHPIHVEARGGLTAPEFPAIFANYATEVAKRLGHLARYWISFNEPSQLIYGYIKPWWERAYFMPPGLERGATIADQMTAVQKLMRNLFVSHTRARNILKEYNPDAQVGANPMLLGLPLWLQKLVDHNVTNLRRPEDMISQGKRFTERSLLEKGKVDVVIANLTITAERQQQVAFSETYYQAGQFLLVKATSPIQQPENLAQKTVAVIKSATAESTIEYLLPRVEVKVVEDYADALQALDYEQVSAILADDTILLGLMRQQPGQYRLVGKNGEGLTVENYGAAVVKGDRAFLNIVDTVVRQFKESGAWQASYSHYFPNQPVPPVPKIGRRSTLADITTGGSSSPTIGQPQPGTPLRRIQDRGYLVVAVKENVPGFGYRDPKTGEFSGLEIDLARLIAKQIFGDPSKVKFVAVSTQQRLPVLRSLTRIFDPIFKIFSVLSTSLTSNWWHLGMAGKLPTFLCPQECVGQQDFVGFDYYWGISNLRLNRIQQLMDAAFGRFSNAPVWSGVLYDMLKFHAQLFPDKEIMIIENGCVEVADKVVKREDYIRQHLQQVQRARQDGINVIGYVSWCITSNREWGLKFGPDSDFGLYHIDLDTDPELKRQPTPAANLYRDIIKQNSV; encoded by the coding sequence ATGAGCGATCGCCTTATGCCTTTACCCTCATCATTCTTATTCGGTGTTGCAACTGCTGACCATCAGTGTGAAGCTTACGATTCCCAGTTTGAAGATATTCGGGATGTATGGGAACGTCGTCGCGGTATTACGGTCAGGGGTCGAGCCACTGACTTTTGGCATCGCTACGCTGAAGATATTGCCTTAGCTCAGTCCCTTGGTTGCAAGTCTTTCCGGTTTTCGATCGCTTGGTCACGGGTAGAACCTGAACCCGGTAAGTTCAGTGAAGAAGCTTTTGAACATTATCGCCAAGTAATTGAAACTATCAGATCGCATGGTTTAGAACCAATTGTAACTCTGCATCACTTCACCCATCCCATCCATGTAGAAGCACGGGGGGGTTTAACTGCGCCAGAATTTCCAGCTATTTTTGCTAACTACGCCACAGAAGTCGCCAAGCGTTTGGGTCATTTGGCACGTTATTGGATTAGCTTTAACGAACCTAGCCAATTAATTTACGGTTACATCAAGCCTTGGTGGGAAAGAGCCTATTTTATGCCCCCAGGTTTAGAGCGCGGTGCAACTATTGCCGATCAAATGACCGCCGTGCAGAAACTCATGCGGAATTTGTTTGTCTCCCATACACGCGCCAGAAATATCCTCAAAGAGTACAACCCAGATGCTCAAGTGGGAGCAAACCCCATGTTATTGGGTCTGCCTCTATGGTTGCAGAAATTGGTGGATCACAATGTCACTAATCTGCGTCGTCCCGAAGATATGATTTCTCAGGGTAAACGTTTTACTGAGCGCAGTTTGTTGGAAAAAGGAAAAGTTGATGTTGTCATTGCTAATTTGACTATTACCGCCGAGCGACAACAGCAAGTAGCGTTTTCGGAAACTTATTATCAGGCGGGGCAATTTCTCTTAGTCAAAGCCACCAGTCCCATTCAGCAACCAGAAAATCTGGCTCAGAAAACAGTAGCAGTTATCAAAAGTGCGACGGCAGAATCTACCATAGAATACCTGTTACCCAGAGTTGAAGTCAAAGTAGTAGAAGATTACGCTGATGCCTTGCAAGCCTTGGATTATGAGCAAGTGAGCGCCATTCTTGCAGATGACACAATTCTCTTGGGTCTGATGAGACAACAACCAGGGCAATATCGACTGGTGGGTAAAAATGGTGAAGGGCTGACAGTAGAGAACTATGGCGCAGCTGTAGTTAAAGGCGATCGCGCCTTCTTGAATATTGTAGATACAGTAGTGCGACAGTTTAAAGAATCCGGGGCTTGGCAAGCTAGCTATAGTCATTACTTCCCTAATCAACCCGTCCCACCTGTACCGAAAATCGGCAGACGTTCAACCCTAGCTGACATCACCACAGGCGGATCTTCTAGTCCAACTATCGGACAGCCTCAACCCGGTACACCACTGCGACGCATTCAAGACCGTGGTTATTTAGTTGTCGCAGTCAAAGAAAACGTACCTGGGTTTGGCTACCGCGACCCCAAAACCGGAGAATTTAGCGGCTTAGAGATTGATTTAGCGCGTTTAATCGCCAAGCAAATCTTTGGCGATCCCAGCAAAGTGAAATTTGTCGCCGTTTCCACCCAACAACGCTTACCCGTACTGCGATCGCTCACCCGCATCTTTGACCCAATTTTCAAGATTTTCAGCGTACTTTCCACATCACTGACAAGTAACTGGTGGCACTTAGGTATGGCTGGGAAATTACCCACATTCCTCTGTCCTCAAGAATGTGTAGGTCAACAAGATTTTGTTGGTTTTGACTATTACTGGGGGATTAGCAATCTTCGACTCAACCGCATTCAACAATTAATGGATGCTGCTTTTGGACGTTTTAGTAATGCGCCAGTTTGGTCTGGTGTTCTCTACGATATGCTCAAATTCCACGCCCAGTTATTCCCCGATAAAGAAATTATGATTATTGAGAATGGCTGTGTAGAAGTAGCCGATAAAGTCGTCAAGCGCGAAGACTACATTCGCCAGCATCTCCAACAAGTGCAACGCGCTCGTCAAGACGGGATAAACGTCATCGGTTACGTCTCCTGGTGCATCACCTCCAACCGCGAGTGGGGTCTGAAATTTGGCCCAGATAGCGATTTTGGACTATATCACATTGACCTAGATACAGACCCAGAACTCAAACGCCAACCAACCCCAGCCGCTAACTTATACCGCGATATCATCAAACAAAACAGCGTCTAA